A region of Candidatus Leptovillus gracilis DNA encodes the following proteins:
- a CDS encoding histidine--tRNA ligase — MTAIQRATGMQDVLPEDRRYWDLVTSKAADLAQRYGFQRIDVPIIEYTPLFARGMGTASDVFVQKEMYTIEEPDDLSVTLRPEFTAGFVRAFIENGMMTWPQPVKLYSIGPIFRRERPQAGRYRQHSQFNAEILGETDPAADLEVMMLAMNLYRELGYKGLTFQLNSTGCPVCKPVYIQALTAYLAEHQDKLAAIDKERLGKNPLRVLDSKEPGMDRLLAAAPHIINYLCDDCADHFADLRRLLDALGQGYAINFRLVRGIDYYTKTVFEVWAEGIGAQAAVCGGGRYDGLAEAIGGPATPGVGFGSGIERIVLGMREQGLEPPEPPQPTVLVAHFGGKTKETAVTLTYQAPRRGHRNPVGLCPRQTQPEKPDARSQPLPHAHRPHPR, encoded by the coding sequence TTGACAGCAATTCAACGAGCGACCGGCATGCAAGACGTGCTGCCCGAAGACCGCCGCTATTGGGACCTTGTCACCAGCAAAGCCGCCGACCTGGCCCAACGTTACGGTTTCCAGCGCATAGACGTGCCCATCATCGAATACACCCCTCTTTTCGCGCGCGGCATGGGCACGGCGTCCGACGTCTTTGTGCAAAAAGAGATGTACACCATCGAAGAGCCAGACGACCTCAGTGTAACGCTGCGGCCAGAATTTACGGCCGGATTTGTGCGCGCCTTCATCGAAAACGGCATGATGACCTGGCCGCAGCCGGTTAAGCTCTATTCAATTGGCCCCATCTTCCGCCGCGAACGGCCGCAAGCCGGCCGCTATCGCCAGCACAGCCAATTTAACGCCGAAATCCTGGGCGAAACAGACCCCGCCGCCGACCTGGAAGTGATGATGCTGGCGATGAACCTGTACCGCGAACTGGGTTACAAAGGGTTGACCTTTCAGCTCAACAGCACCGGCTGCCCGGTCTGCAAACCGGTCTACATCCAGGCCCTCACCGCCTACCTGGCCGAGCACCAGGACAAACTGGCGGCCATAGACAAAGAACGCCTGGGCAAAAACCCGCTGCGCGTGCTGGACAGCAAAGAGCCGGGCATGGACAGGTTGTTAGCCGCTGCGCCGCACATCATCAACTACCTTTGCGATGACTGCGCCGACCATTTTGCCGACCTGCGCCGCCTGCTGGATGCGCTGGGCCAGGGTTATGCCATCAATTTCCGGCTGGTGCGCGGCATTGATTATTACACCAAGACGGTGTTTGAAGTGTGGGCCGAAGGCATTGGGGCGCAGGCGGCCGTGTGCGGCGGCGGCCGTTACGATGGGCTGGCCGAAGCCATCGGCGGGCCGGCTACGCCCGGCGTCGGTTTTGGCAGCGGCATCGAACGCATTGTCTTGGGGATGCGCGAGCAGGGGCTGGAGCCGCCGGAACCGCCACAGCCGACCGTGTTGGTGGCCCATTTTGGCGGCAAGACAAAGGAAACGGCCGTTACCCTCACCTACCAAGCTCCGCGCCGCGGGCATCGGAACCCGGTTGGCCTTTGCCCGCGACAAACGCAGCCTGAAAAGCCAGATGCGCGAAGCCAACCGCTTCCACATGCACACCGTCCTCATCCTCGGTGA
- a CDS encoding NAD(+)/NADH kinase yields the protein MTIFGILYHPKIVASQPLAGEIEAWLGQHGVTAWSASAWEEAAFSEALGGVDLLLVLGGDGSTLHAARLALPYQIPIFGINLGRVGFLSEARPDDWRDKLSKVIQGEYWIEERLMLHADLRRNGYVINTFTALNDLVIGRGKQARVLHLHLSVDGDHVTTYTADALIVATPTGSTAYSMAAGGPLLPPQLQNFVVVPVAAHLSLDRALVLHEEAEIIIQVQMGHEAMLTADGQDGLDLESADEVLIRKHTHYSYFARVESSGYFYRRLMRRLGHLRPPAEG from the coding sequence ATGACAATCTTCGGCATTCTCTACCATCCAAAGATCGTGGCTTCGCAGCCGTTAGCCGGCGAAATTGAAGCCTGGTTGGGGCAGCACGGCGTTACAGCCTGGTCGGCCTCTGCCTGGGAAGAGGCCGCTTTCAGCGAAGCCCTGGGCGGCGTTGATTTGCTGCTCGTCCTGGGCGGCGACGGCTCCACACTCCATGCGGCGCGCCTGGCGCTGCCATATCAAATCCCCATTTTCGGCATTAACCTGGGCCGGGTCGGCTTTCTCAGCGAAGCCCGGCCCGACGACTGGCGCGACAAACTCAGCAAAGTCATTCAGGGCGAGTATTGGATTGAAGAACGGCTGATGCTGCACGCCGATTTGCGCCGCAACGGGTATGTCATTAATACCTTCACCGCCCTTAACGATCTGGTGATCGGCCGGGGCAAGCAGGCGCGGGTGCTCCATTTGCACCTCAGCGTTGATGGCGATCACGTGACCACTTACACGGCCGATGCCCTCATCGTGGCCACGCCCACCGGCTCTACCGCTTACTCTATGGCCGCCGGCGGGCCGCTGCTGCCGCCGCAGTTGCAAAACTTTGTCGTCGTGCCGGTGGCGGCGCACCTCAGCCTGGATCGCGCGCTGGTGCTGCACGAAGAAGCGGAGATCATCATCCAGGTGCAAATGGGCCACGAGGCCATGCTGACAGCCGATGGCCAGGATGGTTTGGACCTGGAAAGCGCTGATGAGGTGCTGATTCGCAAGCATACCCATTACAGCTATTTTGCACGGGTGGAAAGTTCAGGTTATTTTTACCGTCGTTTGATGCGACGATTGGGCCATTTGCGCCCTCCAGCAGAAGGATAA
- a CDS encoding AAA family ATPase yields the protein MLAELYIRHFAIIDELRMKMMPGFNVLTGETGAGKSIILDAVMLVLGGRADTNMVRAGAETAYVEATFVLTPALQTAVLPLLEAEGLEDEAGQELLLARELRLSGRNICRINGRAVGLSLLRDVAEPLIDIHGQGDHLSLLKPRAHLPLLDSYARLEKERSLVTSGSGRLGSRAKKNWRRCAKTNGCGRSAATCSPSKSRKSPPPTSRWAKKKTCAPSACAWATANTSRATPPKP from the coding sequence ATGTTAGCTGAATTGTACATTCGTCATTTTGCCATCATAGACGAACTGCGCATGAAGATGATGCCCGGATTTAACGTCCTCACCGGCGAAACCGGCGCGGGTAAATCCATTATTCTGGACGCGGTGATGTTGGTGTTGGGCGGCCGCGCCGATACCAATATGGTGCGCGCTGGTGCGGAGACGGCATACGTCGAGGCTACCTTTGTCCTGACGCCCGCGCTGCAAACGGCCGTTCTCCCCCTCTTAGAAGCGGAAGGGCTGGAAGACGAAGCCGGCCAAGAGCTGCTTCTGGCGCGCGAACTGCGCCTGAGCGGCCGCAACATTTGCCGTATCAACGGCCGTGCCGTCGGCCTCTCCCTGCTGCGCGACGTAGCCGAACCTCTGATAGACATTCACGGCCAGGGCGATCACCTCTCCCTGCTCAAACCCCGCGCCCACCTGCCTTTGCTGGATTCTTACGCCCGGCTGGAAAAAGAACGCAGCCTGGTGACCTCAGGAAGTGGGCGCCTTGGGTCGCGTGCAAAAAAGAATTGGCGGCGCTGCGCCAAAACGAACGGCTGCGGGCGCAGCGCAGCGACATGCTCGCCTTCCAAATCCAGGAAATCGCCGCCGCCAACCTCCAGGTGGGCGAAGAAGAAGACCTGCGCGCCGAGCGCGTGCGCCTGGGCAACAGCGAACACCTCACGCGCCACGCCGCCGAAGCCCTGA
- a CDS encoding S41 family peptidase, giving the protein MNSKSFTGFIMLLLLIVGFGAGYVAGQSPWAPVAFFGPATSTPDEAKAAFAPFWEVWDLVHTRYYDQPLDNVRLTQGAIDGLLAVLDDPHTRYLSPADEAAARDSMSGKFQGIGAEVEAVEGNIVIVSPIEGSPAEAAGLLPGDILQQADGVDLTGMDVYDAAQLVRGPAGTAVRLLILRGDESFTIEIVRDYVDLKSVRSEILDDNIAYLRLSRFGNESGEELENALAELLAANPAGLILDLRRNPGGSLDTAIDIADQFLPAGLILREQFGDGNERVYESTDEGLAQDIPLVVLIDEGSASASEVLAGAIQDLERGTLIGQVTYGKGTVQTWQALSNGGGVRLTIARWLTPDETWVNEFIPLPETDRGEEFADTQLQAAIRYLLGETIISVPPTAEPGG; this is encoded by the coding sequence ATGAATTCAAAATCATTCACCGGCTTTATTATGCTGCTGCTGCTTATTGTTGGTTTTGGCGCTGGTTACGTGGCAGGACAATCTCCCTGGGCGCCGGTCGCATTTTTTGGCCCGGCGACCAGTACGCCGGACGAAGCGAAAGCCGCCTTCGCCCCGTTTTGGGAAGTGTGGGACCTGGTCCACACCCGCTACTATGACCAGCCCTTGGATAATGTACGGCTGACGCAGGGGGCGATTGATGGCCTGTTGGCCGTGCTGGATGATCCGCACACCCGTTATTTGTCGCCGGCCGATGAGGCTGCCGCCCGTGACTCGATGTCTGGTAAGTTCCAGGGCATTGGCGCCGAGGTGGAAGCGGTTGAGGGCAACATCGTCATTGTATCGCCGATTGAGGGGTCGCCGGCCGAAGCAGCGGGATTGCTGCCGGGCGACATTTTGCAGCAGGCGGATGGCGTGGACCTGACCGGCATGGATGTGTACGACGCGGCGCAGTTGGTGCGCGGGCCGGCGGGCACGGCCGTTCGACTGCTGATCCTACGTGGCGATGAGTCTTTTACAATTGAGATTGTGCGTGATTACGTGGACCTGAAAAGCGTGCGCAGCGAAATCCTGGACGACAATATCGCTTACTTGCGCCTGTCGCGCTTTGGCAATGAGTCTGGTGAAGAGCTAGAAAACGCGCTGGCGGAGTTGTTGGCCGCTAACCCGGCCGGTCTGATTTTGGATTTGCGCCGTAATCCCGGGGGCAGCCTGGATACGGCCATAGACATTGCCGACCAGTTTTTACCGGCGGGCCTCATCCTGCGAGAGCAGTTTGGCGATGGCAACGAGCGTGTATACGAATCAACCGACGAAGGGCTGGCGCAAGACATACCGCTGGTTGTGCTCATCGACGAAGGCAGCGCCAGCGCCTCCGAAGTGCTGGCCGGCGCTATTCAGGACCTGGAACGGGGCACGTTGATTGGGCAGGTTACTTATGGCAAGGGCACGGTGCAGACCTGGCAGGCGCTAAGCAATGGCGGCGGCGTGCGCCTGACCATCGCCCGGTGGTTGACTCCTGACGAAACCTGGGTCAATGAATTTATCCCCCTGCCGGAAACGGACCGTGGCGAGGAATTTGCCGATACGCAGTTACAGGCGGCCATCAGATACCTGTTGGGGGAAACCATCATTAGTGTGCCGCCGACAGCGGAACCGGGAGGCTGA
- a CDS encoding undecaprenyl-phosphate glucose phosphotransferase encodes MNNQKIRTTYTITLVILDALLVSVAFILAYQLRRTIPWPEELANPAPIASYAGLILVQIAAIITVLFFYRQYYIPRAVSRVDQLYYMFAAVSIGTLLSVAISTFIFKGDEVIRDYPRAMIIYAWLLTIVLLLFGRVFHQLVRAALRRNYGIGEDRLLLVGTGDMAQVVLQRILWSPQLGYNLIGIVNGEDKKDLLGVPVLGRPEDLPALIAQHGIDEVIIAMPEKGHRETVRIISYCERGRVSIKTFPDIFQFVTSEATIDDLGGLPLLTVRDFALRGYMLIFKRWIDFIVAALGLIFLSPLMLLVAVGIKLESPGPVFFVQERMGLDGKPFLMIKFRSMRSDAEKDGPGWTTDNDPRQTKLGKLIRKLEVDELPNLINVFIGEMSLVGPRPEQAHYVEQFRKIVPRYMDRHRDKGGMTGWAQINGLRGDTSINERTKYDLWYSENWSVLLDVKIILRTVWQIIDRENEQRQSGSQPIVSELKNTPPDANGSMPSSMSHPLPPTKATQNKR; translated from the coding sequence ATGAACAATCAGAAAATTCGGACCACCTATACCATCACGCTGGTGATATTGGATGCGCTGTTGGTTAGCGTCGCATTTATCCTGGCTTACCAGCTGCGCCGCACCATCCCCTGGCCGGAAGAACTTGCCAATCCCGCGCCTATTGCCAGCTACGCCGGTCTGATTCTGGTTCAGATTGCCGCAATTATTACCGTGCTGTTTTTCTACCGGCAATATTACATTCCCCGCGCTGTTTCCCGCGTAGATCAACTGTATTACATGTTTGCGGCCGTTTCAATAGGCACGCTGCTGTCTGTCGCCATCTCCACCTTTATCTTCAAGGGGGATGAAGTCATCCGCGACTATCCGCGCGCGATGATTATTTATGCCTGGCTGCTGACAATTGTGCTGCTGCTGTTCGGCCGGGTGTTCCACCAGCTTGTGCGGGCGGCGCTGCGGCGCAACTATGGCATCGGCGAAGACAGACTGCTGCTGGTAGGAACCGGCGATATGGCCCAGGTGGTATTGCAGCGCATTTTGTGGTCGCCACAATTAGGTTATAACCTGATAGGCATCGTCAATGGCGAAGACAAAAAAGATCTGCTGGGCGTGCCGGTGTTGGGCCGGCCTGAAGACCTGCCCGCGCTCATTGCGCAGCACGGCATCGATGAGGTGATCATCGCCATGCCGGAAAAAGGCCACCGGGAAACGGTGCGTATCATCTCCTATTGTGAACGCGGCCGGGTATCCATCAAAACCTTCCCCGACATTTTCCAGTTTGTCACCTCAGAAGCCACCATAGATGACCTGGGCGGCCTGCCGCTGCTTACCGTGCGCGACTTTGCTTTGCGCGGGTACATGCTCATCTTCAAGCGCTGGATAGATTTTATCGTAGCTGCTTTGGGCCTGATCTTTTTGTCGCCGCTGATGCTGCTGGTGGCTGTAGGCATCAAGTTAGAATCGCCAGGGCCGGTATTTTTTGTACAAGAACGCATGGGACTGGATGGCAAACCCTTCCTGATGATCAAGTTTCGCTCCATGCGCTCAGACGCGGAAAAAGATGGCCCAGGCTGGACTACCGACAACGACCCCCGCCAGACCAAACTGGGCAAATTGATTCGCAAATTAGAAGTGGACGAGCTGCCTAATCTCATTAACGTCTTTATTGGTGAAATGAGCCTGGTGGGGCCGCGTCCGGAGCAGGCCCACTACGTGGAGCAGTTCCGCAAAATTGTGCCCCGCTACATGGATCGCCACCGGGACAAGGGCGGCATGACCGGCTGGGCGCAGATCAATGGCTTGCGCGGCGACACTTCCATCAACGAACGCACTAAATACGACTTGTGGTATTCAGAGAACTGGTCCGTTTTATTAGATGTAAAAATTATTCTGCGTACCGTCTGGCAAATTATTGATCGTGAAAACGAGCAGCGCCAATCTGGGTCTCAGCCAATTGTGTCTGAACTAAAAAATACCCCACCCGACGCCAACGGCTCTATGCCCAGTTCCATGAGCCATCCCCTTCCCCCGACTAAAGCTACGCAAAACAAGCGCTAA
- the hrcA gene encoding heat-inducible transcription repressor HrcA produces the protein MFQSLTERQERILDLVIRTYIRTGVPVGSKMLVELFDLDISSATVRNELASLGEMGYLGQLHTSAGRIPTETGYRYFVQKLLGEFSLPLHERQMIRHQFHQARLDLNQWMQLAAAILAHTSRGASFVTAPQRRINRFKHLQLISTQGRLVLMILVLTGGEVNQQMLTLAEPLAQARLSTVAQRFNDLYSNAAYDEIVALSVHQDALESEVTRLILDVIGRADKRAISDIYRDGLVNLLEDEGTRQAVRVLEERTLLADVISGAQPAGMRGVQVLIGGEGRWEELKDCTIILSRYGVTEQFSGTVAVIGPTRMMYGRNVAAVRYVADLMSGLVYDYYMDELPAGEAKRYRTGDSQRVSNCERGRNHCDK, from the coding sequence ATGTTCCAATCATTAACCGAGCGCCAAGAACGCATTTTGGATCTGGTAATCCGCACGTACATCCGCACGGGAGTCCCGGTTGGTTCTAAAATGCTGGTGGAACTGTTCGATCTGGATATTAGTTCGGCGACGGTGCGTAACGAACTGGCGTCGCTGGGTGAAATGGGGTACCTGGGGCAGTTACACACTTCGGCCGGCCGAATTCCGACTGAAACCGGGTATCGCTATTTTGTGCAGAAGCTGCTGGGTGAGTTTTCGCTGCCTTTGCATGAACGGCAAATGATCCGCCATCAGTTTCATCAGGCGCGGCTGGACTTGAACCAATGGATGCAGTTAGCGGCGGCCATTTTGGCGCATACGTCGCGGGGGGCCAGTTTTGTTACCGCCCCACAGCGGCGCATTAACCGCTTCAAGCACTTGCAGCTCATTTCCACGCAGGGGCGGTTGGTGCTGATGATTTTGGTGCTGACCGGCGGCGAGGTGAACCAGCAAATGTTAACATTGGCGGAACCGCTGGCGCAGGCGCGGCTGAGTACGGTGGCGCAGCGGTTCAATGATCTTTACAGCAATGCAGCGTATGACGAGATCGTGGCCCTGAGCGTTCATCAGGATGCGTTAGAATCTGAGGTGACGCGCCTGATTTTAGACGTGATTGGGCGGGCCGATAAGCGGGCCATCAGCGATATCTATCGAGATGGGCTGGTTAATTTGCTGGAAGATGAAGGCACACGCCAGGCGGTGCGCGTCCTCGAGGAGCGCACGCTGTTGGCGGATGTCATTTCTGGGGCGCAGCCGGCCGGAATGCGCGGTGTGCAGGTCTTGATTGGCGGCGAAGGCCGGTGGGAAGAGCTAAAAGATTGCACGATTATTTTATCGCGCTACGGGGTGACGGAACAATTTAGCGGCACGGTGGCCGTGATTGGGCCAACGCGGATGATGTACGGCCGTAACGTCGCCGCCGTGCGCTATGTGGCCGATTTGATGAGCGGCCTGGTATACGACTATTACATGGACGAGTTACCGGCGGGCGAGGCCAAAAGATACCGAACGGGTGACAGTCAGCGAGTGAGTAACT